The nucleotide sequence AAGCCCCACATCACCGCTGAGAAATTCGAGCGCACGCGCATGCTTGTAACCACGATCTCGACCTTGGGCAAGGCCGCATCGTTCGCAACGATCAGCGACTTAGCTTCCAGCGCCCGGCGTACGTGATCGAGCAACTGGTCGGGATTGAATTTAAGGTTGTCGAGCGCCTTCGCCTTGGCATCTGGCGTCATCGACAGCGTCACCGAAGCGAACTGCGTATAAGCGGGTGCATTCGCCTGCTGAAGCGGGACCGCAGCGCTAGGCGTACGCGTCACCCCCGAGGCACATCCTGCGAGAACGAGCGCAGCGGCCACGGTCAACGTCAATTTCTTGTTCATGATGAATCTCCTCCCTGGTTGGATATAAAACGTCTAATTCAAGAACGGGTCCGGTTAACCGCGCGCCCGATGAAAAACGGGGATCGACGAGCGCTTGCGCTAACGGCCGGGCTCAGCCTCCACCGTATAGCAGCCCTCGACTTGCCCCCTCGCCGTATGGTCGACGTATTTGTTATTGACCGCTCCGCGGGCGGATTATGGCACGTGGATCTGGCCACAGCCTGCCTTCTCGGGGCCACACATCTTCAGAACAGCCCCGGGGGACAACGGGATCGCGTTTAGCGGGCAATCGTCCATCGCAGCGTTTCCGCGATCGGACCGGGGGGCCCTCAACCGCGACCTGCAGGTCCGTCGATTTTCAAAGCTCCGATGGTACGCACGGGTCTGGCGCCCTTGATCCCGCCGCGGCGGGACCGCGGGCTTCCATGAAACCCGCCAGGATCGGGCTGCAAATCGCGGCAAGCGCAAGGCGCAGATTGTTGCTCGACACCACCATCGTGGTCGGCCGCGACATGTAGGCGTCGGGGATGCGCTTGAGCAAGGCGCGAAAATCGTGGCGCTCGCGGTCGCGGAAATGGATCACGCACAGCGATTCGTCGGGCAGGGGCACGTCGCGCGCGATGAAGGGATCCGAGGTGTCGACCAGCGGCATGCGCTGGATGTTGATGTCGGTCAGGCCGAACTGGGGGACGATGTAATGGATGTAGTCGTCCATGCGGCGGAGGATCGTTTCCACCGCTTCTTCGGGCGTGCAGCCGTTCTTGCAGTCGCGGTGGATCTTCTGTATCCACTCGAGGTTGATCGCGGGCACCACGCCGATCAGCAGGTCCACGTGCCGAGCTACGTCGATGCCGGGGCGGCCGACGCGGCGGTCGATGCCGGGCGGAAAATGACGCGCGTCGACCTTGCGGCGCGTCCAGGTGTTGGCGACCAGGCCGCCGTGCTGCCCCTCGTAGAACAGCAGATCGCTGCCTTGCGGCAGCGGCGCCCAGGGCGTGAACTCGCCCGCCGGCACGCCGAGTTCCCCGCCGTGTTCGGCGTTGTGCGCGTACTGGCGATACACCCCGCTGCCGCATTCGCCGTAGGTACGAAAAAACGATTCGAGCTCCTGGAAATGATTGCACTCCGGGCCGAACCAGGAAATCTTGCGGCCGCTACGCCGCGCCTCGTCGAGCAAGGCCGTGAACTGGCGGTCGGTATACCGCCGGAAGCCGTCGCCATGAACGAGCGCGGGTTTGATGTTCAGGCGCTCGAAAATGAACTTGAACGCGTGGCGTATCGTGGACAGGCCGGCACCGGACGAGCCGGTGACAGCGACGATCGGGTGCTGACGGGACATGGTCGGTCATTCCCCCAGGTTGGCCGGAAGGCAGCGGGACTGAAAGTTTACCCCTCCGTCCCCCAAAGAAGGAGCATCCGGCCGAAGGCGGAGCCGGACTCGGCTGCAGGGGCACGCACTCGATCGCCCTGCGCGTCGTTCCTCGGCAGTGGAAATGGGTCGCGACTGGCCTCCACGGCCTGCGCGAACTGCACGTCCATCAGAAAAGGGATTTTCCAGCCAAAGCGCGTCCGCGGGTTGGTGCGGTCCGCCGCGACGCCACTCGCCTCACTGTCCGTGGTATCTACAATGGTCAGCACGGCTCGCGCCCGTCGACACTGAAGCGAAAGGAAGCGCCATGAACGAGGACGAGAAGAACGCGCTGGTCGCCGAGCTGAAGCACGGGATACCGGGTCTGGTCAGCGCACATCTGGCGGAAGCGTCGACCCGGCAGAAAGTCGCCGATGCCGTCGAGGCGATCCTGACCGGCAACCGCTCGCCGGACGACCCCTACCGGACAACCATCCACTTCCTGGCGGGCCTCCTCACTTTCTGCCTCGGGGTCATCGCCGCCATTTTCAGCGTTCTGAGCGACAGCAACACCGACCCGTATCGGCTGAGCTACAGAATGCTGGGCGGCGTGCTGGCGTCGATCGCATTCGTCGCCTGGCTATGCACGGTCGCCGTTGCATTCGTTCAAACGGAGAAATACAGGCGTCGATCGGGGCGCCGCTACCGGGCGCCGCCGGTCTTCCTGCGCGCCGCACTGATGCTCGCGCTAACCCTCTTGGGCGGCGTGCCGGTCGCCTACTGCGTCCGCTATGGACACGCGATCCTCACCGGACTCGATGAACCGGTCGGGCTTTTGGATTCCTTGATCGGGGTGTGGACGCTCGCGTTCTGAGGCTGTTGCCGAGAAGGCCGCCTGCAAGTCCTGCCGCCAGAGTGCCGGCATCCGAAAGTGACATCGCTGCGCTGGCAGATCGAAAGCGTCGAACCGGTCCTCAGCCCTTACGCAACTGCAGCCGGTACACCAGCGCCATGATCGCGAGGCTGGTCGACTTGGGCAGTTCCTTGAACTGCACGCTCATCGTATGGACCGTCGTTTCCTTCCCCGTGCGCGACTCGGCGGAACACATCACGGCATCCGCGCGGATCGCCTCTTCGAGGTCGTCGCCGATCTTGATCCTGAAGCCGACCACGAACGGATCGCCCTTGGCGCATGTCACGGGCTCAGGCAGCACGATCTTGGCGCCGCCTACGCTCAGGTCTTTCAAAACGACGTCGCGGCTGTCGCCGCTCGCCGGGTTCAGCAGCGTGGCCGGCAGATCCGTGAGGGCGCGCAGCGCCTTCCTGATCTTGGTCTGGCAGACCAGCCGGGGATACTCAAGGTGAAGGTGCGGCATCGGATGGGAATGCGAGGCCAGCACGCGGGTGCGGAAGTTGTATAGGCTCGTCCCGGAAAATGTCTTGATATTGAAGAGCGTGCCGTCCTTCACCAGCAAGGGCTTGCCGGACACCATCGGCGTGGCCACCACGATGGCCCGGTCCTTGAGATAACCGATCAGCACCGCCGGCACGTCTGCCGCCACTACTTCGAGAGCAGGATGCAGCTGCAGAACCTCGCCGGGCTGCATCGCAAGATCGTCGAACGGGATCGGGTCGCCCGTGAGCCTGGTCTTGCTCTCGTCCTCGGACGGCCCCAGACCCATCGGCGGAATGGCGGATTTGGATCCCGCGGCCCCGGCGCCAACGCCGGAGCCGGGCTGTCGGAATACTCCCCGCTGAAGCATCGCAATGATTTGTGCCTCGGTGGCAGGTGCCATCCCTTTGTTGAGTAGCAGCACGCCGTTTTCGTCGTAGACGGCCCAAGACAAAGGCCTGCCGACCTCGAGCTCCGAGGCATGCACTCGAATGCTTCTTGGGTTGTCCATGGTTGTTCTCCGCGCCGCGGGCGTCGTTCTTGTGCGTTATCTACATACCCTCAACGAATAACGGCCTGTTCGCGGGTATGTTTAGGTCCGGCTTTTTGTGGAGGCCCGACGATTGAAGAACTGAAGGCGTCGCCATCGACGCGAGTTCCGCTGTGAAAAAGCGTCAGCGCAGCGACCAAGCGAAGCGACCGTCGTACTCAAGTGCCATAACCGCCGGTCGACCCGTAGAAGGCGGTGTCGCGCCCTCATGGTTTGAACATCCGCTGGCGCAATGCACCTTCGGTCGCTCTGCGCTGAGGCGCGCCGCTTGTTGCGCCCCGGAAGAAAATTCAGACAAGCGCCACGCTCGCGATTCTCTGTTTCCTACAAAGGGGAATTCCCCTTTGCCTATGCTGGACTCTTGCCTCCCCGGCAGAGAGAGGATTTAGCGGCGCCAGGGGCCTACCGTCAATCAACCCGACACATTTCACCGACTTGGCTTCTTAACAAAGGAGGGGGTATGAATAAATTTATAGAGATCCTGGGCGGCGGGGTTCTTGCGCTGTCCTCGGTGTGCGCCCACGCGGAAATATCCTATTTTCCCGACGCGGTTTTCGATAGCGAAAGCGGTTTGTATTGGCGCCTTTTTGAAACACTTGAGCAAGGGGAGGCGGCCGGCTTTAGCTGGGCTTCGGTGGATCAGACGGCGGATTTATTTCTTCATTACGCGCCGCCCGACGCCAATGGCACGCTTCCGGGTTATGACCCGGACTGGGGTGGCATTCTCAGTTACACGACAAGCGGGGACGGGATGTCCTACTCGTTTACCTGGGAGTCGAGCTACGATTACGACAACTATCTGCCACCCCTACTTTCGGATCCACTCGGATATAGCATTTCTTACGGAACTCCTGGACCGCACTCTCCCATGACCGACGCCTTGCTAGCTCAGGTATCGGGCGACAACCAAGAAGCTGTTACTGTGCTTCTCCGGGACGTCACACAAGCCGATCAATACGGTTGGATCGCTGGAGAGGTCGAAGGAATCATCGACCCGCCCTCGCAAAGCATCGACGATTGCCCTTGTCCTTTTTACGATGAGCGCACCGCCGCGATTACGATGGTCGACTATTACAACGACGATGGCTCTCTCAATATCGCCGGGTACCTGATGGTCAGCAGTGTGCCTGAGCCCACTCCCCCCGCCCTCTTTCTTGCGGGAATCGCTGGCATAGCGTTGCGTCGCAAACTCACACAGGTCTGCGCCCCCCGACTGGGCCGTGGTAAGGGATGCGGTCACGCACGCCATGCGTGCCGCACCGCAGGCTTTCGCCTCGGCAATGCCAGAGCCGATCTCGAAGTTCGCCTGGACGCGAGCCGGTCTGAAACCCGACTCAGCGGATCGGAATGGTCACGAACATCGCGGTCGTATTGACCGAGTTGAAGTCGCTCACCTTGGGGAAATGGGTGAAATTCACCGTCACGTGGTCGAAGCGCACCGCAAGCAGCGGGATCGGCGCGATGAAGGCGTCGCCGTTGTTGTAGGTGTCGCTATGGAACGCCGTCAGCGCGGCGCCGAGATTGAAGCGCCCCTCGCGATCGAGCGGCCACAGCAGCCCGGCCGCTCCGTACACCGCGGTGTTGCGCCCCGAGTCGTAATACGCGCCGGCGTCGGCGAAGGCCGAGGCGTTCAGCCATTCGCCAAAGGTATAGCGCAGGCCGAGGCCGGGGTTGAATTCATTGTCCCAGTCGTTTTCCTCGGCGGTATCGCGCTCCCAGTGATACGACAGGCCGTACAGGTTCACGCCCCACTCGGCTGAAGCAGTCGGCACGGCACAGGCCATGCCCAGCGTGAGCGCTACGGTGCGGACGATTCGACACGTCGATTGCTTCGGCATGGACTCTTCCTCTGAAGTTCGGACTCCCTCCA is from Thiobacillus denitrificans ATCC 25259 and encodes:
- a CDS encoding PEP-CTERM sorting domain-containing protein; the encoded protein is MNKFIEILGGGVLALSSVCAHAEISYFPDAVFDSESGLYWRLFETLEQGEAAGFSWASVDQTADLFLHYAPPDANGTLPGYDPDWGGILSYTTSGDGMSYSFTWESSYDYDNYLPPLLSDPLGYSISYGTPGPHSPMTDALLAQVSGDNQEAVTVLLRDVTQADQYGWIAGEVEGIIDPPSQSIDDCPCPFYDERTAAITMVDYYNDDGSLNIAGYLMVSSVPEPTPPALFLAGIAGIALRRKLTQVCAPRLGRGKGCGHARHACRTAGFRLGNARADLEVRLDASRSETRLSGSEWSRTSRSY
- a CDS encoding flagellar brake protein, translating into MDNPRSIRVHASELEVGRPLSWAVYDENGVLLLNKGMAPATEAQIIAMLQRGVFRQPGSGVGAGAAGSKSAIPPMGLGPSEDESKTRLTGDPIPFDDLAMQPGEVLQLHPALEVVAADVPAVLIGYLKDRAIVVATPMVSGKPLLVKDGTLFNIKTFSGTSLYNFRTRVLASHSHPMPHLHLEYPRLVCQTKIRKALRALTDLPATLLNPASGDSRDVVLKDLSVGGAKIVLPEPVTCAKGDPFVVGFRIKIGDDLEEAIRADAVMCSAESRTGKETTVHTMSVQFKELPKSTSLAIMALVYRLQLRKG
- a CDS encoding phosphoribulokinase; this translates as MSRQHPIVAVTGSSGAGLSTIRHAFKFIFERLNIKPALVHGDGFRRYTDRQFTALLDEARRSGRKISWFGPECNHFQELESFFRTYGECGSGVYRQYAHNAEHGGELGVPAGEFTPWAPLPQGSDLLFYEGQHGGLVANTWTRRKVDARHFPPGIDRRVGRPGIDVARHVDLLIGVVPAINLEWIQKIHRDCKNGCTPEEAVETILRRMDDYIHYIVPQFGLTDINIQRMPLVDTSDPFIARDVPLPDESLCVIHFRDRERHDFRALLKRIPDAYMSRPTTMVVSSNNLRLALAAICSPILAGFMEARGPAAAGSRAPDPCVPSEL
- a CDS encoding DUF4410 domain-containing protein; its protein translation is MNKKLTLTVAAALVLAGCASGVTRTPSAAVPLQQANAPAYTQFASVTLSMTPDAKAKALDNLKFNPDQLLDHVRRALEAKSLIVANDAALPKVEIVVTSMRVRSNFSAVMWGFMAGADSIEGDIVLTDTSGKELDRFVVSASYALGGLAGGQDDARMGWLYEKFAQEAVNELAKQQPAMVSQR